GGTAAGATGATAATTCCTGTGGGTGAAATCGATCAGGAGCTTATTTGTCTCAGCAAAAATAAAATGGGATTCAAGACTGAAAAACACGGAGTAGTGAATTTCGTTCCGCTAATTTAGATGAACTAATGTGAAACAAATGAGATTTTATCTCCGTAACTGATTAGGACTGAATAAATTAGAAATGTAATAGCGGAGTAAATAAAATGGCTGGGAAAGAGACGAAGAAAAAGGAAGAAAAGAAAAAATCAGAGAAACCGCCTCAAAGCGATGTGAAGAAATTATATAAATCGCGGCGAGACCGAATGATAGGCGGCGTTTGCGGGGGAATTTCTGAATATCTTGATATAGATTCCACAATCGTCAGAATCGTGTTTGTTGTAATGGCGCTTTTCGGCGGAAGCGGTATAATCATATATATTGCGGGTCTTCTGATATTTCCCGACAACGGGGATGTCCTGACAAAAGAAGCGAAGGTAGAGAAAAAAAGTACTGCCGGCTTTTGGGGAGCATTGCTTATCATACTCGGAATACTGTTTTTAATATCAGATTTCGGATTTAGAGGGATAAATCATTACTGGATGTGGCACGGTTTTAGAGGGATGTTCATCCCGATAATTATTATCGCTCTCGGCGCGTGGCTGCTGTTGAAGCCCTCAGGCGAAAAAGATAAAACAGGTAATTCTACTAAAGATGAGTCCTCCGATTCCGGCGAATCAAACAAACTAACTCGCTCTGTTTACGACAGAAAAATCAGCGGTGTATGCGGGGGGATTGGAGAGTATTTTAAAATTGACTCTACGATAGTCCGATTACTCTGGATAATCGGTACACTTGCTACAGGCGGATTTGGTCTGCTGGCGTATATTATTTTGATAATTGCTTTGCCTGAGAGCCGTTCACTTATAGAATCCGGAGGGGAAACCAATGACTAAAAGGAGACAAGGTTCAAAAGTGTTTGGCACGATTCTTATTTTCATCGGTGTGTTTTGGCTGGTAAAAGAAATGGGATTCGGAAGTATGATAAGAGGTGAGCTGGGAATGTGGGCTATGGCTATATTTGGAGCGCTTATGCTTCTAAATGGATACAGACAAAACAGGCGCGGTTTGGTTTTTTGGGGAACATTCCTGACTTTACTCGGGAGTATCAATATATTTCAGGAATTCAGAATAATTCATCCCTATCTGACGGAAGTTTGGCCTCTTTATCTTGGAAGTATCGGCGTAGCGTTTTTTGCAACTATTCCATTGAAGCCGATTGATTATACATCGGCAATTCCCGGACTAATTTTCATTGTAGCGGGAGGATACCTCTTTTTGGAAATAAACGATTACATTGCTTCCGGTATTCTCTATGGCGACAGAACTATTCCTGCACTTTTCCTTATCCTCATGGGCATCTTGTTACTCTGGAAAAACAGCCGAAAAAATAGGGAAGAAATCTCAGCGGATAACGGAGAAAAAGAAGTCTCTTCTGAAAAAGCGAATATATAGTTTAAAGCATTAAACTTTCGGTTTTGCCCGCTGGCAGATGTCGGGCAGGCTTCACCTTATAATTCCGGGTAAGAAGTGACGGAAGTTTTTATTATCCCGCTGAATACTGCCGTCAGAATTAGCTAAAACAAGCATAACGCTTGACTCTGCTTAATCGCCTAAGTAAATTAAACAGGTTAACTTGGGTATAAATAGAGTAAATATTCTTATTTTGAACCTATGCAAAAAGTTATTTTAATAATATTAGACGGTTACGGTCTTCGGAGCGAAGAGAATTATAACGCCGTAAAAGCTGCCGAAACGCCTACTTTGGATAACCTATTCCGGGAATATCCCAATACTACGCTGAATTGTTCCGGTTTTGATGTGGGTTTGCCTGATGGAATGATGGGGAATTCAGAGGTTGGGCATCTTAACATCGGTGCGGGACGGATAGTTAATCAGATGCTTGTAAAAATTGATAATGCCATCGAAGATAAATCATTCTTCGATAACAATGTTTTTACAGAAGTGATGAGTGTGGTTAAAAAAAGGGGCACGGCTCTTCACTTAATGGGGTTACTGTCTGACGGCGGTGTCCACAGTAGATTGAATCATATAGACGCTTTGTTAGAAATGGCAAAACAAAAATCCCTCGGAAATGTGTTTCTGCATCTTTTCTCAGATGGAAGAGATACGTCGCCAAAATCAGGAGAAGGTTACGTCCGAAAGATAATCGAAAAAACCGAAGAACTTGGCATCGGAAGAATTGCGTCAATTTCCGGTAGATATTATGCGATGGATAGAGACAATAGATGGGACCGCACCGAAGAGGCTTACAAAACTTTATTAAATGGCGAAGGAACAAAATTTTCTTCACCTCTTGAAGTATTTGCATCAGCATATGAGGATAACCTCACAGACGAATTTATATTGCCTTCGACAATATTTGAGGCTGGTAAACCGGTGGCGACTCTTCGGGATGGGGATGGTATTATCGCTTTTAATTTTAGAGCTGACCGGATGAGACAGATGACAGACGCGCTTTTATCAACGGATTTTAGAGAATTTGAACGACCAAGACGTAAATTTAAGTATGCATCAATGACCATGTACGATGCAAAGTTCAATCAGCCATTTGCGTTTGAACCTGAAAACTTGCGAGAAATTTTAGGTGAAGTAATCTCAAACGCAGGATTATCACAACTTCGAGTTGCGGAGACGGAAAAATACGCTCATGTCACCTATTTTTTTAACGGAGGGAATGAGACTGCTTTCAAAAATGAAGAACGGATATTGGTCAAATCGCCAAAAGTCGCTACATACGACCTGAAGCCTGAGATGAGCGCTGAGGAGATAACAGCGAATGTCTGCGATGCCATCGAAGACGGGGTACATGATTTTATAGTTCTTAACTATGCAAATTGCGATATGGTAGGGCATACAGGCTCATTTGAAGCTGCTGTTAAGGCGGTAGAAACCGTGGATATAGGTCTGAAAAATATTGTTCCATTGATGCTTGAAAAGGGCGGCGCATGCGTCATCACGGCGGATCACGGAAACGCAGAATTGATGTTTGATGATGATACCGGATATCCTCATACAGCGCACACGACCAATCCTGTTCCTCTTATCCTTGCAGGAGTAAACAGTCTAACCGGAATAAGAGATGACGGCAGATTAGCCGATCTTGCTCCTACAATATTAGAGTTGCTCGGATTAGACATACCGGACGAAATGACTGGAAATTCGTTACTTAAGAATGATAATCAATCCATTATAATGAAAAATAAGGATGCTGTTTTAGATGGAGTATGATAAAGATACATTATTAGAGATTATTAATAAATCAAAAGGCAAGCGGATCGCCGTTATCGGAGATCTGATGCTCGACAGGTATAGGTGGGGGAGTCATGTTCGTATGTCGCCTGAAGCCCCTGTTCCTGTGGTTGAAATTGATTCAACTTCGGAAAGTCTCGGCGGCGCGGCTAATGTATTCAATAACCTGTATTTTCTCGGGGCGAAACCCGTTCTGATTGGAGTAGTAGGTAATGATGAAGCGGGTGAAATGATAAGGAAAAAAGTTCAGACAGAAAATCTCCCTACAGAAGGAATATTCACGGATTCTACGAGAGTGACTACTGTTAAAGAGAGAGTTATTTCAAACGGTCAGCATGTGGTTCGTATGGATTGGGAGGGCAGTGGGAAAATTGGAGAGGAAACACAACGTAAAATTATCGATTATCTCAATAGTATAATCAGGGATCTGGACGCGGTTATTATACAGGATTACGATAAGGGCGTGATTGACAGTGAACTTATTGACAAAATAATTGCAAAATGTATAGCGAACGATAAAATATTAGCGGTTGATCCAAAAATTAAGAATTTTTTTAATTACAAAAAAAGTTCTCTTTTTAAACCGAACATTATGGAAACAGAAAAAGCGCTCGGGATGACCATCAAGACTCAGGGCGATGTTCGTAAAGCCGGAAGAGAACTTCTTGATAGAATGGAATGCGGGTGTGTTCTTATCACGCAGGGCAAAGAGGGTATGACTCTTTTCCAGAAGAATGGCTCTGTTCAGCAAATTCAATCCCGTGTTCGTCGTGTTTCAGATGTATCCGGTGCCGGGGATACCGTTATAGCATCGTTTACGTTGGCTCTTACAGCCGGAGCCAGTTATGCGGATGCTGCGCATATAGCAGCTTTATCATCCGGTATCGTTTGCGAAGAGGTGGGTGTTGTTCCCGTTGAAATTAGAAAACTCAGAGAGTACCTGGAGAGCTCAGGCGAATAACGCCAAATTAGGATTTCTGATTTCTGAACTGTCGAAATCTTTATTCGTCATATTTTCTATTCTCCTGTTAATTCGGCCTGTAGCCGCTCAAAATTATAATTCTATCTACGATGCGGACGATTGGGTCACTTATTTAAATTCGAGGATCATTACGAGCGTTAGCGATGGGAATAATTATGTCTATTTCGGAACCACTAATGGAATAATCAGATATAATAAATTTAGAAACGAGTGGGGAACTCCGATAAACAAAACTGACGGATTAGATGATAACCTGATCACAGCTATCGGGGAAGACAAGATTAACGGGATCCTCTGGGCCGCTACTATTAAGGGGTTAAGCAGAATAGAACTGCCTTACCTTAATGTGACAAATATCCGATTCGATCAACTTAATATGTTCAACAGAGAAATAATCACTTCCATCGGAGAAAGTAAAAATAGTATCTGGTTAGAAACGGGTTCAGGTTTCATAGAGGTGGATCGATTATCGGGCTTTTTAAAAAACAAAACATTTACTCCTCCTTCACGTATAAAATGGTATGGAAAGAGTGCGCAGGCTTCATCAAGCGATGTTCTTTTTTTTATGAACGATGGATTTGAATTTTACGGGGATAATCGATTGGGTAGGATTATTGATGGGCATTTACGAGAATACGAAGTTACCGCCGCTATTATTGATGATTTAGGAAACTATTACGGCGGAACGTGCGGCTCGGGAGCGTTTATAGGAAATTCCAATGTTCAGACATTAAGCAGTTCAAATATCGGAATATTAAATAATTATGTAACTGCGGTGGAAATGGACAATAATGGTAATCTATGGATTGGAGGAATAAAAATTTTTCTCGTTCAAACCGGTATAAATAGATTAGGCTATGCTAATTGTCGGGAGCAATACGGATTATCAGTATGGAGCGTAGAAGAAAATGAATGGAGATATTTTGAAGAGTATACAGGGAGCGCTGTTTTTTCCTTAAACGTAAACACTATGGAATCTGTTGGCGAAAATATGTGGATAGGGACTGATGAAGGCATTATTTATTACGAGAACGAAAGTGGCGAATGGCATTCAATCACTGCGTTTGATGGATTGAAGGCAAACAGAGTAAACACGATAGAGTATTACGATTCTCTATTATGGATCGGGTCTGAAAGAGGAATTCAAACTATCGATCCGGTTACAGAAAAAGTTTCGACCCCCGCTTTTTTTGAAAACAGCAGTTTAATTGTTCGCGATCTGACAAAAATTGGACAGGAGCTCTGGGTGGGGACTACTTCCGGAGCATATAGGATAAATACTGCTGATAAGACAATAACACATTTTAATAGCTTTGGCGAAGTAATATCGCCAAAATCTTCGGGGGGAGGGATTGTTACTCATATAGCAGACGGCGGGGATCTGATATTGATGTCCGATATTGATGGGATCTCTCAAATAAATAAAATCACCGGCGAAAACAAACGATTACCATCTCATACATCGCTACTTAGAGGTGATGTTCGAAAGATAGATGCTATGGGTAAATATATTTGGGTTGCTACTTCATTGGGATTATTGCGATATAATAGAGAAAATTCTTCATGGAGAAGCTATACTACCGCAGATGGACTTTCTCACAATTCTGTTAACGCATTTTATATTAATGAAGATTATATTTGGATAGGTACCAATTATGGACTAACACAATTTCAATGGAATAAACCGGGTCGAGCAGATAATTAGTTAACTTATTTTAATAAGGATTGTTAAAATGAAGAAAATTATACGGATTAACTTAATGATTGCTCTAATTAGCATTAGTGTTACAAATTTATTCGCTCAGGTAGAAATGATTCAGTCAGAAACCCCGAATGTACCCAATTTCCAAATTGAAACTATTACAACTGCCTCAGCGGAAAAAGACTTAACTAATCTCGATGTCTATCTCAAAATAGCCTACGATGAACTTCAATTTATTAAAAATAAGGATATTTTTCAGGCAACATACGAACTATCAATAACCTTATTTAATGAATCGGGAGACCGACAGGAAGGAAGAGTTATACGAGATACCATCAAGGTGAGTGATTTTTTCGACACCAATTCAAGGGAAGATTTTTCTATATTAAAAACAAGTTTCCTCATAAGGCAAAATAACTACCGAATCAATATCGGAGTTATGGATATTGATACGCGAAAGACAGGTTTCAGACGAATGACCTTAGCGGTTCCTAATTATGGAAAACGGCTTTCGATAAGCGATATTTTGCTACTTGATTATTTAGCTATATCCGAGTCGGGAGATGTAGAACTTACGCCTAATATTTCTAACGCATTTATAAGCGAATCATCAGCTTTTAAAGCCTATTACGAAATTTATGGAGTGAAAAAGAAAATAAATATTAGGAATATCGTTACCGATATTGAAGGTAATGAAATATACTCGGAGATATTCTCAGCAGAGCCTGTTGATGGAGTAGTGAAAACTTACGTTCCCATTAAACATGATAATCTAAAATTCAATAGATACAAATTCGTTGTAGAAGTGGGAAAAGGGAAGAATAAGGTAACAAAAAGTAAGACGTTTCGTGTAAGATGGTTTGGTATGTCCGAAACGATCACAGACCTTGATAAAGCAGTGGAATATCTTAGATATATAGCGACACAAGGGGAAATGAAGAAAATGTTATCTTCCGAAAATGAATTAAAAAGACAATTATTCACTAAATTTTGGAAAAAACGAGACCCTTCTCCCGAGTCCGATGGAAACGAACTTATGGTCGAGTATTATAAGAGAATTCAATTTACGAACGAAAATTTTGCTACATTTCAGGATGGTTGGAAAGCGGATATGGGAATGATTTACATATTGTTTGGTTCTCCAAATGACATTGAGCGACATCCGTTCGATATTAGCCAGAAACCGTATGAGGTATGGTATTATTACGATATAAATAGAAATTTTGTTTTCCAGGACTATAACGGATTCGGCGATTATAAGCTTGTCACGCCTCTCTTTGACACCAGAAGAAGCGATTTCTGATTAGAATGGAGTACCACAATTGGGGATGTTAGGAAGAGGGATATATACTCCACTTGTAACTCCATTCAGTGACGACGAAATAGATTTCCAATCACTTCTTTATAACGTAGATAAATTAAACAATTCTTCGATTCAGGGCTATCTTATTCTTGGCTCGAGCAGCGAATCAATTCTTCTTAATCGGGAAGAACGACTCCAGGTAATTGAACGTGTTATAGGCCAGGGCAGGGATGCAGGTAAAATGATTCTTGTGGGTGTGATGGAAGAGTCAACTAAATCAGCTATATCTTTTGTTGCAGAAGCCGATAAATTTGATCCTGATGTCTATCTCATATTGCCGCCTACGTACTACAAACCCTCTATTAATGAAGACATATTTCTGAACTTTTATAATGACCTGAGCAAGACAACAAAGGTTCCGCTGTTTTATTATAATGTTCCTATGTTTTCTGGTCTGTCTATTGAATCAAAATCTCTAATCAAAATTATAGAAAAAGATTATATAAAAGGTTGGAAAGATTCTTCCACCGAATTGGAGAGGTTTATAGATATCCAGAAACAGTCCAATTTCGCCTTTCAGTCATTTACGGGGAATGCGGGATTGTTATTAGATAGCTTAAAAAATGGTTCTGAAGGTGGAATATTAGCAATATCAAATGCCCTACCCGACCTTTGCACTGATATATATTCTGCCTTCTCAAGTGGAAATTTTGAAGAAGCGGATATCTTGCAATCAAGACTAAAAAACTTTGCTGATAATGTAACAACACCATTCGGAATTGCTGGATTAAAATATGCTATGAGTCTATTAGGATTCAATGGGGGATCAGTGCGAAAACCATATTCAGACTTAAACAATGAAGACGGAGAGCAGCTTCGACAATTTCTTGATTCTTACTGACCTATTCCATAAGTTGCTGTCAATATTAAATTTGGAGCATAAGTAAAGTGAGAAACTTTTGCCAAAAATAGCTGTTATCCCCGGTGACGGTATTGGAGTTGATGTTACAAAAGAAGCTATGAAAGTTCTGCACACTATGAACGTCATTTTCGATTTTGATCTTCAGTTAAACGAATTTGATTACAGTGCCGAACGATATTTGAAGGACGGCACAACGCTTCCCGAATCCGGATTTAAAGAATTACGGGATAATTATGATGCAATTTATCTTGGGGCGTTAGGCGATCCCAGAGTTCCGGATATGAAACACGCAAAAGATATTCTTCTTGGCTTGAGGTTCAGGTTGGATCTTTATGTGAACCACAGGCCTATCAAATTAATTCATGAAAAATTATGTCCATTGAAAAATAAACAACCGAAAGACTTAAATTTTGTTGTGTTCAGAGAAAATACCGAAGGCTTTTACGTCGGTGTAGGAGGGAATCTCAAAAAGGGCACACCGGATGAAATTGCCGTGCAGGAATCGATAAATACGCGTAAAGGCGTAGAACGAATCATAGAATACGCTTTTAATTACGCAGAGGAAAATAATCTTAAAACAGTAACTATGTCCGATAAAAGTAACGCCTTAGAATATGAGGGCGGACTTTGGCAGCGGGTATTTGAAGAAGTCGGCAAACGACACAAATCAATAGAGACCAATCATTGGTATATTGACGCATTAGTTATGCAGATGATTAAACGTCCTGAGCAGTTTGAGGTAGTGGTTACAAATAATATGTTCGGTGATATTATCACCGATCTCGGTGCGCAGCTTCAGGGCGGGTTGGGTCTTGGCGCATCCGGGAATATCAATCCTGAAACTAAAAAGGGACTATTCGAACCTGTTCACGGCTCAGCTCCAAAATATGCAGGCAGAAATATAGCCAATCCAATGGGAGCTATATTATCCGCTGAAATGATGCTCGATTTTCTCGGATT
This window of the Candidatus Neomarinimicrobiota bacterium genome carries:
- a CDS encoding 2,3-bisphosphoglycerate-independent phosphoglycerate mutase, which translates into the protein MQKVILIILDGYGLRSEENYNAVKAAETPTLDNLFREYPNTTLNCSGFDVGLPDGMMGNSEVGHLNIGAGRIVNQMLVKIDNAIEDKSFFDNNVFTEVMSVVKKRGTALHLMGLLSDGGVHSRLNHIDALLEMAKQKSLGNVFLHLFSDGRDTSPKSGEGYVRKIIEKTEELGIGRIASISGRYYAMDRDNRWDRTEEAYKTLLNGEGTKFSSPLEVFASAYEDNLTDEFILPSTIFEAGKPVATLRDGDGIIAFNFRADRMRQMTDALLSTDFREFERPRRKFKYASMTMYDAKFNQPFAFEPENLREILGEVISNAGLSQLRVAETEKYAHVTYFFNGGNETAFKNEERILVKSPKVATYDLKPEMSAEEITANVCDAIEDGVHDFIVLNYANCDMVGHTGSFEAAVKAVETVDIGLKNIVPLMLEKGGACVITADHGNAELMFDDDTGYPHTAHTTNPVPLILAGVNSLTGIRDDGRLADLAPTILELLGLDIPDEMTGNSLLKNDNQSIIMKNKDAVLDGV
- a CDS encoding PspC domain-containing protein gives rise to the protein MFIPIIIIALGAWLLLKPSGEKDKTGNSTKDESSDSGESNKLTRSVYDRKISGVCGGIGEYFKIDSTIVRLLWIIGTLATGGFGLLAYIILIIALPESRSLIESGGETND
- a CDS encoding dihydrodipicolinate synthase family protein — its product is MGMLGRGIYTPLVTPFSDDEIDFQSLLYNVDKLNNSSIQGYLILGSSSESILLNREERLQVIERVIGQGRDAGKMILVGVMEESTKSAISFVAEADKFDPDVYLILPPTYYKPSINEDIFLNFYNDLSKTTKVPLFYYNVPMFSGLSIESKSLIKIIEKDYIKGWKDSSTELERFIDIQKQSNFAFQSFTGNAGLLLDSLKNGSEGGILAISNALPDLCTDIYSAFSSGNFEEADILQSRLKNFADNVTTPFGIAGLKYAMSLLGFNGGSVRKPYSDLNNEDGEQLRQFLDSY
- a CDS encoding 3-isopropylmalate dehydrogenase; protein product: MPKIAVIPGDGIGVDVTKEAMKVLHTMNVIFDFDLQLNEFDYSAERYLKDGTTLPESGFKELRDNYDAIYLGALGDPRVPDMKHAKDILLGLRFRLDLYVNHRPIKLIHEKLCPLKNKQPKDLNFVVFRENTEGFYVGVGGNLKKGTPDEIAVQESINTRKGVERIIEYAFNYAEENNLKTVTMSDKSNALEYEGGLWQRVFEEVGKRHKSIETNHWYIDALVMQMIKRPEQFEVVVTNNMFGDIITDLGAQLQGGLGLGASGNINPETKKGLFEPVHGSAPKYAGRNIANPMGAILSAEMMLDFLGFGEQSKIITEAIADAIEHDWTSVDLGGSLGTEEVGDYIVRYIEENANKNP
- a CDS encoding GWxTD domain-containing protein — translated: MKKIIRINLMIALISISVTNLFAQVEMIQSETPNVPNFQIETITTASAEKDLTNLDVYLKIAYDELQFIKNKDIFQATYELSITLFNESGDRQEGRVIRDTIKVSDFFDTNSREDFSILKTSFLIRQNNYRINIGVMDIDTRKTGFRRMTLAVPNYGKRLSISDILLLDYLAISESGDVELTPNISNAFISESSAFKAYYEIYGVKKKINIRNIVTDIEGNEIYSEIFSAEPVDGVVKTYVPIKHDNLKFNRYKFVVEVGKGKNKVTKSKTFRVRWFGMSETITDLDKAVEYLRYIATQGEMKKMLSSENELKRQLFTKFWKKRDPSPESDGNELMVEYYKRIQFTNENFATFQDGWKADMGMIYILFGSPNDIERHPFDISQKPYEVWYYYDINRNFVFQDYNGFGDYKLVTPLFDTRRSDF
- a CDS encoding bifunctional hydroxymethylpyrimidine kinase/phosphomethylpyrimidine kinase; amino-acid sequence: MEYDKDTLLEIINKSKGKRIAVIGDLMLDRYRWGSHVRMSPEAPVPVVEIDSTSESLGGAANVFNNLYFLGAKPVLIGVVGNDEAGEMIRKKVQTENLPTEGIFTDSTRVTTVKERVISNGQHVVRMDWEGSGKIGEETQRKIIDYLNSIIRDLDAVIIQDYDKGVIDSELIDKIIAKCIANDKILAVDPKIKNFFNYKKSSLFKPNIMETEKALGMTIKTQGDVRKAGRELLDRMECGCVLITQGKEGMTLFQKNGSVQQIQSRVRRVSDVSGAGDTVIASFTLALTAGASYADAAHIAALSSGIVCEEVGVVPVEIRKLREYLESSGE